One Paraburkholderia phytofirmans OLGA172 genomic window carries:
- a CDS encoding isovaleryl-CoA dehydrogenase, whose protein sequence is MERHSFGHTHDVTNQAPPLADYNLFSSDVALSAALEREGAAWHREALQRHGAVLARPETLALAELANRHTPELFTHSPRGERIDVLEFHPSWHTLLSLLRREGLHALPFSDPQRGAMVARCAGYFLHAQLESGSLCPLTMTFASIPVLQREPALFDTLRDKLYAREHDPRDVPLTQKTSAMIGMGMTEKQGGSDVRSNQTRAYATRGSGRGAEYRLVGHKWFFSAPQCDAHLVLARTGDHAGLSCFFVPRFAPDGSKNAVQIQRLKDKLGNRSNASSEVEFFDAFGIMIGDEGRGVPTIIEMANYTRLDCVIGSAALMRAALVQAIHHARHRSAFGRQLADQPLMRNVLADLALESEAATVLFMRLARAFEESAEASSAAPAERAWRRIVTPAAKYWVCKRTLEFTGEAMEVWGGNGYVETGPMARFYREAPVNSIWEGSGNVMCLDVLRAMEREPDAAQALFAAWQADAQGHPALSAALGKLAATLNGPAEHREASARRIAQQIVLIAQATLLLKHAPAEVAEAFIATRLADGCGESGRVYGTLPATFDHAAIIERAFPA, encoded by the coding sequence ATGGAACGGCACAGCTTCGGCCACACTCATGACGTGACAAATCAGGCGCCTCCGCTCGCGGATTACAACCTGTTTTCGAGCGACGTCGCGTTGTCCGCCGCCCTCGAACGCGAAGGGGCCGCGTGGCATCGCGAGGCATTGCAGCGGCACGGCGCGGTGCTCGCCAGGCCGGAGACGCTCGCGCTTGCCGAACTGGCGAACCGCCACACGCCGGAACTTTTCACGCACAGTCCGCGCGGCGAACGCATCGACGTGCTGGAGTTTCATCCTTCGTGGCATACGCTGCTGTCGCTGTTGCGCCGCGAAGGCCTGCACGCGTTGCCGTTTTCCGATCCGCAGCGCGGCGCCATGGTCGCGCGTTGCGCCGGCTACTTCCTGCACGCGCAACTCGAATCCGGCTCGCTCTGCCCGCTGACGATGACCTTCGCGAGCATCCCGGTATTGCAACGCGAACCCGCGTTATTCGACACGTTGCGCGATAAGCTCTACGCCCGCGAACACGATCCGCGCGACGTGCCGCTCACACAAAAGACCTCGGCGATGATCGGCATGGGAATGACCGAGAAACAAGGCGGCTCGGACGTGCGAAGCAACCAGACCCGTGCGTATGCCACGCGCGGCAGCGGCCGTGGCGCGGAATACCGCCTTGTCGGTCACAAATGGTTCTTCTCCGCGCCGCAATGCGACGCGCATCTGGTGCTCGCCCGCACCGGCGATCACGCAGGCCTCTCATGCTTCTTCGTGCCGCGCTTCGCGCCGGACGGCAGCAAGAACGCCGTGCAGATCCAGCGTCTGAAAGACAAGCTCGGCAACCGCTCGAATGCCAGCAGCGAGGTCGAATTCTTCGACGCGTTCGGCATCATGATCGGCGACGAAGGCCGCGGCGTGCCGACCATCATCGAAATGGCGAACTACACGCGGCTCGATTGCGTGATTGGCAGCGCGGCCTTGATGCGTGCGGCGTTGGTGCAGGCGATCCACCACGCACGGCACCGCAGCGCCTTCGGCCGGCAGCTGGCCGATCAGCCGCTGATGCGCAATGTGCTCGCCGACCTGGCGCTGGAATCGGAAGCCGCGACGGTGCTGTTCATGCGACTCGCGCGCGCTTTCGAAGAGTCGGCCGAGGCGTCGTCGGCTGCGCCCGCCGAACGCGCATGGCGCCGGATCGTCACCCCGGCGGCGAAGTACTGGGTCTGCAAGCGCACGCTGGAATTCACCGGCGAGGCGATGGAAGTGTGGGGCGGCAACGGTTATGTCGAAACCGGCCCGATGGCGCGCTTCTATCGTGAAGCACCGGTGAATTCGATCTGGGAAGGCTCGGGCAATGTGATGTGCCTCGACGTGTTGCGCGCCATGGAGCGCGAGCCAGACGCGGCGCAGGCCTTGTTCGCCGCATGGCAAGCGGATGCGCAAGGGCACCCGGCTTTGAGCGCCGCGCTCGGCAAGCTCGCCGCCACACTCAACGGCCCCGCCGAACATCGCGAAGCATCCGCGCGACGGATCGCGCAGCAGATCGTGCTGATCGCGCAGGCCACCTTGCTCCTGAAGCACGCGCCAGCGGAAGTCGCCGAGGCCTTCATCGCCACGCGTCTCGCGGACGGCTGCGGCGAGAGCGGCCGCGTGTACGGCACGCTGCCGGCCACGTTCGACCACGCGGCGATCATCGAACGGGCATTTCCCGCTTGA
- a CDS encoding coniferyl aldehyde dehydrogenase: MKNDLPEVAALEALLRDQRHAYLRAPYPSWAARAGHLKALRQVMLDNRDALADAMNADFGNRAKQEVLLAEFLLIKEEIDAALRHGKRWMKAQRRSTSKWLMPARAKVVPQPLGVVGIIVPWNYPVLLAAGPLISALTAGNRAIIKMSELTPRTSALFEQLIGQTFARDHVAVVNGDAALAAAFSAQPFDHLLFTGSTKVGHEVMRAAAEHLTPVTLELGGKSPAIIGQHARFDNAVDNLIAGKTLNAGQTCVAPDYVLVPRGKEQAFIDRARARMAKMYPDFAHNLDYTSIISERHFARLQRLADEAQAAGAQLHTLADSTPDEASRRFPLIAVTNAPDESALMQEEIFGPLLPIVPYDTLDDAIAWINARPRPLALYLYADDTATIKRVTRDTIAGGMAINETLMHLACESLPFGGVGASGMGAYHGYEGFVTFSKMKPVLTQARLNARGWISPPYGKRVNALLKLMMRF, translated from the coding sequence ATGAAGAACGATCTGCCGGAAGTTGCCGCGCTCGAAGCGCTGCTGCGCGATCAACGCCATGCTTATTTGCGCGCGCCGTATCCGTCGTGGGCAGCCCGTGCCGGACATCTGAAAGCGCTGCGCCAAGTCATGCTCGACAACCGCGACGCACTCGCCGACGCGATGAACGCCGACTTCGGCAATCGCGCGAAACAGGAAGTGCTGCTCGCCGAATTCCTGCTGATCAAGGAAGAGATCGACGCCGCGCTCAGGCACGGCAAACGCTGGATGAAAGCACAGCGCCGCAGCACCAGCAAATGGCTGATGCCGGCGCGCGCGAAAGTCGTGCCGCAGCCGCTCGGCGTGGTCGGCATCATCGTGCCGTGGAATTATCCGGTGCTGCTCGCCGCCGGTCCGCTGATCAGTGCGCTGACCGCCGGCAACCGCGCCATCATCAAAATGTCCGAATTGACGCCGCGCACTTCGGCGCTATTCGAGCAGCTGATCGGCCAGACCTTCGCACGCGACCACGTCGCCGTGGTGAACGGCGACGCCGCCCTCGCCGCCGCGTTCAGTGCGCAACCGTTCGACCATCTGCTGTTCACCGGCTCGACCAAGGTCGGCCATGAAGTGATGCGCGCCGCCGCCGAACATCTGACGCCGGTCACGCTGGAGCTCGGCGGCAAGTCGCCGGCGATCATCGGTCAGCATGCGCGCTTCGACAACGCGGTGGATAACCTCATCGCCGGCAAGACGCTCAACGCGGGCCAGACCTGCGTCGCGCCGGACTACGTGCTGGTGCCGCGCGGCAAGGAGCAGGCGTTCATCGACCGGGCGCGCGCGCGGATGGCGAAGATGTACCCAGATTTCGCGCACAACCTCGATTACACGTCGATCATCTCGGAGCGGCACTTTGCGCGGCTGCAACGTCTGGCGGACGAAGCGCAGGCCGCCGGCGCGCAACTGCACACGCTCGCCGACAGCACACCGGACGAGGCAAGCCGCCGCTTCCCGCTGATCGCCGTCACGAATGCGCCGGACGAGAGTGCGCTGATGCAGGAGGAAATCTTCGGCCCGCTGCTGCCGATCGTCCCTTATGACACGCTCGACGACGCGATCGCGTGGATCAACGCGCGGCCGCGGCCGCTCGCGCTGTATCTCTACGCCGACGACACCGCGACCATCAAGCGCGTCACGCGCGACACCATCGCGGGCGGCATGGCGATCAACGAAACGCTGATGCATCTGGCGTGCGAAAGCCTGCCGTTCGGCGGCGTCGGCGCGAGCGGGATGGGGGCATATCACGGTTACGAAGGCTTCGTGACCTTCTCGAAGATGAAGCCGGTATTGACGCAGGCGCGCCTGAACGCGCGCGGATGGATCTCGCCACCGTACGGCAAGCGGGTGAACGCGCTGCTGAAGCTGATGATGCGGTTTTGA
- a CDS encoding EscU/YscU/HrcU family type III secretion system export apparatus switch protein yields MSRKNRRSAAALVYDAKGSDPAPRVIAKGYGMLAEMIVQRAKEAGLYVHEAPEMVSLLMQVDLDTRIPPQLYQAVAELLAWLHRLESGAGDAPEGAAAAVQDVTDMVATDIADVSGGAPGR; encoded by the coding sequence ATGAGCCGCAAAAATCGCCGCAGCGCGGCCGCGCTCGTCTACGACGCCAAAGGCAGCGATCCCGCACCGCGCGTGATCGCCAAGGGCTACGGCATGCTGGCTGAGATGATCGTGCAGCGCGCCAAGGAGGCCGGCCTGTATGTGCACGAGGCGCCGGAAATGGTCTCGTTGCTGATGCAGGTCGATCTCGACACGCGAATTCCGCCGCAGCTTTATCAGGCGGTGGCGGAACTGCTCGCGTGGCTGCATCGGCTGGAAAGCGGCGCCGGGGACGCGCCGGAAGGTGCAGCGGCCGCCGTGCAGGACGTGACCGATATGGTCGCGACGGATATTGCGGATGTTTCTGGTGGGGCGCCCGGGCGCTGA
- a CDS encoding flagellar hook-length control protein FliK has product MNGIDAVVTSLLANRVDTLLNLAPGSATASQTGAAGVDTELLNTTPIAPPAPPPASAQTALSAVALTLNAIVSSGGEATPAVLGQAPIWPAAPALDVEAGGLPLFDTAATPAASSANPNTAGAAATANVAAAQVPVAALAAALEQTVGESGLFYESHLAQWLAGQRPPAALAGEAQNKLVAADAQLPLDWASDAEQASSSGATPRQGMGAAPNGPGNSAPAGSAGARAMPSIQTAQAARFVAGEVLASSLSDLNGQPAHSNVRSAAAPLADDGSSQNSQSMAAAVHPATVPLVRQQLDLLATGQFRWTGEAWPGARLDWTIEQEGDEWDRSGGGMASEDDQPWHTRLTLSLPTLGTVDADLTLTGSRLVARVQASPSGAARLAAQGESFRQRLAAAGIELGGLTIREIGGGMPATAAGAASAAMAGQAAASAYARSASASEADMASGGRRTAGVTRPGVTPLDNFDWDM; this is encoded by the coding sequence ATGAACGGAATCGACGCGGTCGTCACGTCGCTGCTTGCGAACCGGGTCGACACTCTGCTCAATCTGGCACCGGGTAGTGCAACTGCCTCGCAGACTGGCGCGGCGGGAGTCGATACCGAGCTTCTCAATACCACACCCATCGCGCCACCCGCGCCGCCGCCGGCTTCCGCGCAAACCGCGCTGTCCGCCGTCGCGCTGACGCTCAATGCGATCGTGAGCTCAGGCGGCGAGGCGACCCCGGCGGTGCTCGGTCAGGCGCCGATCTGGCCGGCCGCCCCGGCGCTCGACGTCGAGGCGGGCGGCTTGCCGCTCTTCGATACGGCTGCCACGCCCGCTGCTTCATCTGCCAATCCGAATACCGCCGGTGCCGCGGCCACCGCCAATGTGGCGGCGGCTCAGGTGCCGGTGGCGGCGCTCGCGGCCGCGCTCGAACAGACGGTCGGAGAAAGCGGCCTGTTTTACGAATCCCATCTCGCGCAATGGCTGGCGGGGCAGCGGCCGCCCGCCGCCCTCGCCGGCGAGGCGCAAAACAAGCTGGTGGCCGCCGACGCGCAATTGCCGCTCGACTGGGCGAGCGATGCCGAGCAGGCCTCTTCCTCCGGTGCGACGCCCCGGCAGGGCATGGGCGCAGCACCCAACGGTCCAGGCAACAGCGCGCCGGCCGGCAGCGCGGGAGCCCGCGCGATGCCGTCGATCCAGACCGCACAGGCCGCGCGCTTTGTCGCAGGCGAGGTCCTGGCGAGTTCGCTATCTGACCTGAACGGCCAGCCGGCGCACTCGAACGTACGCAGCGCCGCCGCGCCCCTGGCCGACGACGGGTCGTCGCAAAACTCGCAGTCGATGGCGGCCGCGGTTCACCCCGCGACCGTTCCTTTGGTGCGTCAGCAACTCGATCTGCTCGCCACCGGGCAGTTTCGCTGGACTGGCGAAGCATGGCCGGGCGCGAGGCTCGACTGGACCATCGAGCAGGAAGGCGACGAATGGGACCGCAGCGGCGGTGGCATGGCGAGCGAAGACGATCAGCCGTGGCATACGCGGCTAACACTTTCGCTGCCGACGCTCGGCACCGTCGATGCGGACCTGACGCTGACCGGCTCGCGGCTGGTGGCGCGCGTGCAGGCGAGTCCGAGCGGTGCGGCGCGGTTGGCGGCGCAGGGGGAGAGCTTTCGGCAGCGGCTCGCGGCCGCGGGCATCGAACTGGGTGGGCTGACGATTCGCGAGATCGGCGGCGGCATGCCTGCCACTGCGGCGGGTGCGGCAAGCGCCGCGATGGCCGGGCAGGCGGCGGCGTCGGCGTATGCGCGCTCGGCATCGGCCTCGGAGGCTGACATGGCGTCGGGTGGGCGCCGCACGGCCGGTGTTACCCGCCCTGGAGTCACGCCGCTCGACAATTTCGATTGGGATATGTGA
- a CDS encoding flagellar protein FliT, which produces MTSNAEYFARYEAIAAISRRMLMAARRALWNDLVHLQEEYRKLVDGLRDAETSVRLDDTERVRKYALIRQILADDAAIRDLANPRMVNLSALFAGRPTRVLKELYGAR; this is translated from the coding sequence ATGACATCGAACGCAGAATATTTCGCCCGCTACGAGGCGATTGCAGCGATTTCCCGCCGTATGCTGATGGCTGCCCGGCGCGCCCTGTGGAACGATCTGGTCCATTTGCAGGAGGAATATCGGAAGCTGGTGGACGGGTTGAGAGACGCGGAAACCAGCGTCAGACTGGACGATACGGAGCGCGTGCGCAAATACGCGCTGATCCGTCAGATCCTGGCCGACGACGCTGCGATCCGCGATCTGGCGAATCCGCGCATGGTCAATCTGTCGGCGCTGTTCGCCGGACGGCCAACCCGCGTGCTCAAGGAACTGTACGGGGCGCGCTGA
- the fliE gene encoding flagellar hook-basal body complex protein FliE, with amino-acid sequence MTLPVNALSSALQQMQSMAAQAAGSSSPIAGQSGAATAGGFASALKASLDKISGDQTTAAGEAQAFELGASNVSLNDVMVDSQKANIGFQFGLQVRNKLVSAYNDIMQMSV; translated from the coding sequence ATGACTTTGCCCGTGAACGCGCTCTCGTCGGCGCTGCAACAGATGCAGTCGATGGCGGCGCAAGCGGCCGGCAGCAGCAGCCCGATCGCCGGCCAATCCGGCGCGGCGACGGCCGGCGGTTTCGCCTCGGCGCTGAAGGCGTCGTTGGACAAGATCAGCGGCGATCAGACTACGGCGGCTGGCGAGGCGCAGGCGTTCGAGCTTGGTGCGTCGAACGTCTCGCTGAACGACGTGATGGTCGACTCGCAGAAGGCCAACATCGGCTTCCAGTTCGGCCTGCAGGTGCGCAACAAACTGGTGTCGGCCTATAACGACATCATGCAGATGTCGGTGTGA
- the fliF gene encoding flagellar basal-body MS-ring/collar protein FliF gives MDSSANSLINPDARMGLAGAQPGTGAAGAGQAGGAADLGGLGSNLGGNFGQRLSGLAQMRGNPRAPLIFAVALLVAIVAGLLLWSRAPDYKVLYSNLSDRDGGAIITALQAANIPYKFSDAGGAILVPAEQVHEMRLRLASQGLPKSGSVGFELMDNQKFGISQFAEQINYQRALEGELERTIESISSVKSARVHLAIPKPSVFVRDKEAPSASVLVNLYPGRALDEGQVLAITRMVSSAVPDMPVKGVTILDQDGNLLTQPSTGSGLDASQLKYRQQIERNTQQRIDAILSPLFGSGNAHSQVSADIDFSQSEQTSENYGPNGTPQQAAIRSQQSSTATEMSQGAASGVPGALSNQPPQPASAPVTAGNGAPGVTATPVSDRKDSTTNYELNKTVQHLEQPMGGIRRLSVAVVVNYLRVVDAKGHATMQPVAADKLAQVNQLVKDAMGFDAARGDSVNVVNSPFTVDADPDADLPWWRTPDMIALARQVATYLGIGAVALFLYFVMVKPALRRAFPPPEQAVGALPSADEPILLDGIPAAERLGAASVAELEGDSEMLALESAKHKYERNLEFARNIARQDPKIVATVVKNWVSDER, from the coding sequence ATGGATTCGTCAGCCAACTCTTTGATCAACCCCGACGCCCGCATGGGCCTCGCTGGCGCCCAGCCGGGCACCGGTGCGGCCGGCGCCGGCCAGGCCGGCGGTGCCGCGGACCTCGGCGGCCTGGGGAGCAACCTGGGCGGCAACTTCGGCCAGCGTCTGTCGGGTCTCGCGCAGATGCGCGGCAACCCGCGCGCCCCGCTGATTTTCGCGGTTGCGCTGCTCGTCGCCATCGTCGCGGGTCTGCTCCTGTGGTCGCGCGCGCCGGACTACAAGGTGCTCTACAGCAACCTGTCGGACCGCGACGGCGGCGCCATCATCACCGCGCTGCAGGCGGCCAACATCCCCTACAAGTTCTCCGACGCCGGTGGCGCGATCCTCGTGCCGGCCGAACAGGTGCATGAAATGCGTCTGCGGCTGGCTTCGCAAGGTCTGCCCAAGAGCGGCTCGGTCGGCTTCGAACTGATGGACAACCAGAAGTTCGGCATCAGCCAGTTCGCCGAGCAGATCAACTACCAGCGCGCGCTGGAAGGTGAACTGGAGCGCACGATCGAATCGATTTCGTCGGTGAAGTCGGCGCGCGTGCATCTGGCCATTCCGAAGCCTTCCGTGTTCGTGCGCGACAAGGAAGCGCCGTCGGCCTCCGTGCTGGTCAACCTCTACCCGGGCCGCGCGCTCGACGAAGGCCAGGTGCTGGCGATCACCCGTATGGTGTCCTCGGCGGTGCCGGACATGCCGGTGAAGGGCGTGACCATCCTCGACCAGGACGGCAACCTGCTGACGCAGCCGTCCACCGGCAGCGGTCTGGACGCCTCGCAACTGAAGTACCGCCAGCAGATCGAGCGCAACACCCAGCAACGCATCGACGCGATCCTGTCGCCCCTGTTCGGTTCCGGCAACGCGCACTCGCAGGTCAGCGCCGATATCGACTTCTCGCAGAGCGAGCAGACCTCGGAAAACTACGGCCCGAACGGCACCCCGCAGCAGGCGGCGATCCGCAGCCAGCAGTCGAGCACCGCCACCGAAATGTCGCAAGGCGCGGCCTCGGGCGTGCCGGGCGCGCTGTCGAACCAGCCGCCGCAGCCGGCTTCCGCGCCGGTCACGGCGGGCAACGGCGCGCCTGGTGTGACGGCCACGCCGGTCAGCGACCGCAAGGATTCGACCACCAACTACGAACTCAACAAGACCGTCCAGCATCTGGAGCAGCCGATGGGCGGCATCAGGCGTCTGTCGGTGGCGGTGGTGGTCAACTATCTGCGGGTAGTCGACGCCAAGGGCCACGCGACCATGCAACCGGTCGCCGCCGACAAGCTCGCGCAGGTCAATCAGCTGGTGAAGGACGCGATGGGCTTCGACGCCGCGCGCGGCGACTCGGTCAACGTGGTCAACAGCCCGTTCACCGTCGACGCCGACCCGGATGCCGACCTGCCGTGGTGGCGCACGCCGGACATGATCGCGCTCGCCAGGCAGGTTGCGACCTACCTCGGCATCGGCGCTGTCGCTTTGTTCCTCTACTTCGTGATGGTGAAGCCGGCGCTGCGCCGCGCCTTCCCGCCGCCCGAGCAGGCCGTTGGGGCGCTGCCGTCGGCGGACGAGCCGATCCTGCTGGACGGCATTCCGGCCGCCGAGCGCCTGGGTGCGGCCTCCGTGGCCGAACTGGAAGGCGACAGCGAAATGCTCGCGCTCGAAAGCGCGAAACACAAATACGAGCGGAACCTGGAATTCGCGCGCAATATCGCCCGCCAGGATCCGAAGATCGTCGCAACCGTCGTGAAAAATTGGGTGTCCGATGAGCGCTGA
- the fliG gene encoding flagellar motor switch protein FliG: MSAEGVMKSALLLLSIGEEEAAQVFKFLGPREVQKIGVAMAALKSVTREQVDEVLQEFVREAETHTGMSLDSNEYIRSVLTKALGDDKAGAIIDRILQGSDTSGIEGLKWMDSAAVAELIKNEHPQIIATILVHLDRDQASEIVACFTERLRNDVLLRIATLDGIQPAALRELDDVLTSLLSGSDNLKRSPMGGIRTAAEILNFMSSNHEEGVIENVRQYDAELAQKIIDQMFVFENLLDLEDRAIQLLLKEVESEALIISLKGAPPALRQKFLSNMSQRAAELLAEDLDARGPVRVSEVETQQRRILQIVRNLAESGQIVLGGKAEDAYV; the protein is encoded by the coding sequence ATGAGCGCTGAAGGCGTAATGAAGAGCGCGCTCCTGCTGTTATCGATCGGCGAGGAAGAAGCTGCGCAGGTGTTCAAATTCCTCGGGCCGCGCGAGGTCCAGAAGATCGGTGTCGCCATGGCGGCGCTGAAAAGCGTGACGCGCGAGCAGGTCGACGAGGTTTTGCAGGAGTTCGTGCGCGAGGCGGAAACGCACACCGGCATGTCGCTCGATTCGAACGAGTACATCCGTTCGGTGCTGACCAAGGCCCTCGGCGACGACAAGGCCGGCGCGATCATCGACCGGATTCTGCAAGGCAGCGACACCAGCGGCATTGAAGGCCTCAAGTGGATGGACTCGGCAGCGGTGGCCGAACTCATCAAGAACGAGCACCCGCAGATCATTGCGACCATCCTCGTTCACCTGGACCGCGATCAGGCTTCGGAAATCGTCGCCTGCTTCACCGAGCGTCTGCGTAACGACGTGCTGTTGCGGATCGCCACGCTTGACGGCATCCAGCCGGCCGCGCTGCGCGAACTCGACGATGTGCTGACGAGCCTCCTGTCCGGCAGCGACAACCTCAAGCGCAGCCCGATGGGGGGCATCCGCACGGCGGCTGAAATCCTCAACTTCATGTCGAGCAACCATGAAGAAGGCGTCATCGAGAACGTTCGCCAATACGACGCGGAACTCGCGCAGAAGATCATTGATCAGATGTTTGTGTTCGAGAACCTGCTCGATCTGGAAGACCGCGCGATCCAGCTGTTGCTGAAGGAAGTCGAGTCCGAGGCGTTGATCATCTCGCTGAAGGGCGCGCCGCCCGCGCTGCGCCAGAAGTTCCTGTCGAACATGTCGCAGCGTGCTGCCGAACTGCTCGCCGAAGACCTCGATGCGCGCGGCCCGGTGCGCGTCTCCGAAGTCGAGACGCAGCAGCGCCGCATCCTGCAGATCGTGCGCAATCTGGCGGAAAGCGGCCAGATCGTTCTAGGCGGCAAGGCGGAAGATGCTTATGTCTGA